Within Hypomesus transpacificus isolate Combined female unplaced genomic scaffold, fHypTra1 scaffold_186, whole genome shotgun sequence, the genomic segment ATTAACAGAACAAAAATAAGAACTTTTTTTGAATTATACTACAGTTAAACTGGTTTATAAAAATTAGTATTTTACAAAAAGGAACATACAAAATTCATATTCTATGAGATATTTGTAGTTTTGATTACACCACCTCAAAGCCAAGGAGCTAACAATAATAAATACAAGAAATACGAGTCACTGAAACTAACTCCAAACacaaaatgtttattaaatatGTAGAATATGTTGTAACTTGTGGTTTTTGACAGATGAGGAATTGTGGTTTAGGCCAACTGACATCAGTAAATTCACATTAGTATCAGTTCACTATAACAGTATTGGCTGGGCACCTTGTCTATAATCCAGCCTTTCATGATTTAAATGTGTTTAGATGGCATCTTTGTCATCAAATGTTTCTTTGAATTTAGTTTTGGCTTGAAAACTATGATGAAGCACTTAGGCACAAATATGCATATCAACAAAGCAAAACTGGAGGCCAGGATGGCAAAGATCTCCACAGCTACCGTGAACTTCCCAGGAGAGCTGACATAAGCTGGGATAAAGgtgatccagacagcacagaATATCAACATGCTGAAGGTGATGAACTTGGCTTCATTGAAGTTATCAGGCAGCTTTCGGGCCAGGAAAGCCAGGACAAAGCACAAGAGAGCCAGGAGTCCTATATACCCCAGCACAGCCCAGAAGCCCACAGCAGAACCTAAGGCACATTCTAGAATGACCCTGTCATTAAAATGTTCCATGTTCTtaaaggggaaaggaggggagagtgtTAACCACAGCACACAGATCAGGACCTGGATGAGAGTGAAAGCCAGGACACTGAGTCTCTGCTGTAAAGGCCCAAACCATttcatgacatcacttcctggaagTGTAGCCCTGAAGGCCATCAGCACCACTATAGTCTTCCCCAGAACACAAGAGATGCAGAGGACAAAGGTGATCCCAAACGCCGTGTGGCGCAGCATACAGGACCACTCAGAGGGCCGGCCGATGAAGGTGAgagaacacaggaaacacagagtcagggagaagaggagcaaGAAGCTGAGCTCTGAGTTGTTGGCCCTGACTattggggtgtgtttgtgaaccACAAAAATTATTGACATAAGCACTGACAAAAACACACCAAAGCATGAAAACAATGTTAACAGAGTCCCCATTATTTCTTCAAAGGAGAGGAATTCAATGGGTTTTAAAACGCACATGTCTTGGTTTTCATTCGGCCAGGACTCTGGAGGGCACAGGAAACAGTCTGAAGAATCTGTTCAACAAATGGTAAAACAAATGTATAAATACATCATCAGTTTAGGAACATTCCCAGAGATTTGTGACGGTAAATGAACGGCATCTTCAATAGAAACAGCCAGGTACCTGTCTGGTTGCTGATCGCTCCCTCTGGGCAGATAAGGCAGTCAAAGCAGCACACTGGCTTCCTTTTGTTGGTGGCCTTCCGAGTCCCAGGAGGACAAGGCTCTGTGCACACCGATCTGGGAACCTTCCAGACACAACATTTCAATAAGGGTTAGTGTCAGCTAATCCTAAGTATACAGCAAAAATAGAAAAGCATGGTtccattgtttttatttttcattaaaTTATATCTTGTGACCATGCTGTTTTTCTACCTGTAATAGAACTGTTTAGTTGCCTATTCAATGTACACAACTGCCACAACTGTTGTTTGCAGTCATTACAATCACATTGTTGTACCTCAGCATGGTTTCCACCCCACACTATTTTAAAATTGTCTTTTATAAGAAATTTCTGTCCATCTGGTTTGGATCCGTCGTATCTGCCGATGTTGACAATGTTAGCAGAGCCATCTTCTCCTATCTGCCAGTTAACCAAGTCATACTGGGCCACCGAGTCTCCGTTTGCATCAAAGGACACCTTATTCCCATTCTGCGTTGTGAAGTTCACCAACCTTAGCTGCTCCAGCACCTGCATGAAGACAAACAATTCATTGGAGCTGAATGTCACCTAAAGATATGAAAGGAAATGAACAAAAGTAGGGTTAGTTTCTCCTCTATATTTTCACCTGTTGAGGCATGACCTCAGTCTTGTTGATACAGCTCCTCCCGGTGGTGGGATTTAACCCGTTTTCACACTGCAGTAGGTTATGGAGGGCGTGTGCTACTGCGTAAACAGCCATGTAAACATTGTTGACAGTCCTGGTCTCCGTTGTGTCTGTGTAATCGTTGACGACTGTCCTCAGGTCCTCTGAGCCGGTACACAGCTTGGAGGTGTTAGAGGGGGAGAAGCTGCAGTGAAACACGTCCTCCCAGAAAACCCTGATGTGAGAACTCTGAGGTGCGTCTGATGGCTTCAGACTCAGCAGGAACTCGTTCAGCCCAGGGATGTCAGACTCAGGGATGGCAAAGCCCATCGCCCCTTGTAAGACACTCCCGCTCTCCAATGCCAAGCTTGCTGTTGTGATCCACGATTCACTGCCAATCAACTGTTTCCCAGTAACATTCCTTCCTACCTTCTTTAGAAAATCCTGTGTGTATGAAAGGGACATAAACACCAGCACCACCCTggaggtagaatgtgtgattgtCTCTACTATTTTGTTGAAATTAACAGTATCTATTTTCTGGAACAATTCTGTGTACTCAACACAGATTCCCTCTTTCTTTGCTTCCTTTATGAATTCAACAGTTCCTTCAACAGAGTATGTCTCAGTAGAATAAACAATTCCCACCCAGCTCCAGCCAAAATGCTTCATGAGTTGCACAAGGGCTATGACTTGGAACTGATCACTGGGCACTGTTCTGAAGAAAGAAGGATATTGTTTCTTGTCACTTAGACAAGCGCAAGTGGCAAGGTGACTGATCTGTTAACAGGGAAAATAAACATATTAAACATGCTATAGACCACCTACAAATAGACAGAATATTCAGTGAAAATTTGACTAGAAATTAAGTGGATTTACTTTGTAAATCTTGCTTGGACTGTATTAGGTCAAAGTAAATGTAACAGATGATTTAGTGGAGATTCTTTAGACACATTTCAAAGCAGGTTTAACCATCTCACCTGTGGTACATGTAGAGGGCCGATAGCTCTGTTGATATCCCCACTAGGTCCAGAGGAGGAGTGTCCCAGCAGAGCCTGCACTCTGCCACtgccacagccctgctcagcccCGTTGACTGCCTCCAAGCCAGCCCTCATCAGGTGGTTGGACCCACAGGCCTTGTAGATCCTGTAGCCCAGAGTCACTCCTGGAAGAAGCTGGGGGCTGCTGTTGATCTGCTCCACGGTGAATATCAACGTTCGGGCAAACTTCAGCTCCCTGTTATTCCTCCTGGAGAAGGAAGTCAGAGCAATTTCATAATTTAATATGAACAATCAAATAAACTGAAAAATAACTCCCCTCCTAGTGATCGAGCATCATTAATTACATGCAGATACATTCATAGATCACTATCCATTGACACATAGGTAAAAGACAAAAACATACTCTTCGCAGTACTCAATTGGTGGCTTCTTGTAGCCATAGTCAACTTTTTTCCTTCTTGTCTCAAATGTGAATATTCCTCCAACTAGAAGGTCCCCATCTTTAGCTAGCTCTACATAACCTGTCTGTCCTATCAGTCTGCATGCTGAACTGTCTGACTGAGTCTTTGCCAGTAAACCAAGAATGATGAGTCCCAACAGTCTCATCTCagagtctctctcctcctcaaacTGCAGTCTCTGTCAGAGGACACACCCTTTATACATGCTGAGCAATGTGAACCGATTCGTTTTTCTACCAATAACATGTTATTCGTTTCTCCATGCCCTCCTAGTCTGTCAGATAATACATCAGTGCAGTCTCTTAGGGAGTACAGTGATACACAAACAATCTCCAAACCACACTATTACTGTACATATTGATGTAGAAATTGATATCACACTGCTGAAATTATGAAGATGAGTTACAGGTATTATACACGACTCACCCATTGAGCAGATCAGCTCCTATAAATATCTTGGAGTTCACTTAGATGACACTTCTAGTTGGCATGTGCATGTTGACATCTTGTGTTCTCGTCTACACCAGAGATTGTATTTTCTACGTAGACTGAGGGTATATAGGATGAACAAAAGCTTCATGGTTTTATTCTACCAGGCAGTGCTGGAGAGTTCAATCAGATATGGGATGTCATCCTGGTATGGCAACTTCACCGCAAAACTGAAAACTAAACTCGCTCGTCTGGTGCACACAGCCATGAAGGTCATTGGAAAAAGTAGCTACCAGACCTTGCAGTCTATTAATCAACAATCTGTTGCCCAAGCCCGGAGAGTAGTAAATGACCCTTCACACATTCTCCATTCAGAGTATGACCTTCTACCCTCGGGGAGGCGATATAGAGTCCCTTACTGCATTCTCAACTGTTTTAAGAACTAATTTGTTCCAACTTCCATTAAATTTCTCAATGCTGCTTGAGGCTGAAGTCTATGTAATAATTTTTACAGTGCTTTTATTACAGTGATCTTTTAGCATGTATTATTATGAGGTGTatgcagtggcggttctagacacattttactgggggggccaagggggggccagtgtttaatccgAGGGGCACATTAAATACGGacacaaatgatatttaaacattaaatactttaattttgctttacattaaaatcatacaaaaggCTCTGGCACTCCCTCTTCTAGTTCCTCAGCTCTCAATactttgatatgtttctctttacttttacttttttatttactgggacAAAAAAGGCAGCAATatcccttcctcgtttcataaagactactagaagaagaaaaacgtgtaaaaaaaaacagtttttttattcagtcagctcaggggggccacagggggggggcaggtaggtacttttttacaggggcactggcccctgtaggcccccgtgtagaaacgcccctgggtgtatgtctgtgttATGTTATTGGATATGTGCAATACTGTTATGTAACAATTGATCCTGTTATGGCTGAGGATGTATTGTTTGTTGTCATTGTGACTATCAAGGCATTCATGACGCACAGCAGAGTCCGAAAAAAAATTCCCTGAGCGGAACAATAAAGTTCATCATATCCTAAAGCCTAATTTAGACTTATGTcaccgacacttttgaaatggtcgccgaaaaagaaaagtgtcgctcaggctgctgcatttatacttcggcaaacagtcgcctgtgctcaaggttcgcgtgACGTAAACTGAATCATTTTACtgttacattcatagctatggttacGTTGTTAatgctttgtagcctaggtgattGATCAGAGAAACTgacaatttaaaatgtttccgcagtctgaatttcagcaatctgaatttcaataaTCTGAATTCCCCtaatctgaatttcagaaatgtgtatttctggatcaaaataattcagatgttttaaattcggcatacaaataaatCAGATATGATATATTCATCAGCTTTCTAGTTCCATatggcagagccaggctaaagcGGCCTCATTATCGTCCATTCAAACTCGCCAACATTACAgaccccattatcgtccacgaccgtttcttccgttaatttcttatcGACCAAAAGCTTGACAGAGCTTCTTCAAGTAGTGACCAGCAGCTGAGGTAGGATTGGTCAAAGCCGTTTTGGGGCGTGGCTTTTGCGATAGGTCAATTCACCATGCACGCATCACTTCCGCATATTGCTAAACCCAAGTCCATTACTTCCGGTAGTGAGCAGTTACTGCCCTTCATGCAAGGGGGGAAAGGGTTCAAATTGTAAGTTTCGAGCTACATAGACAACTACGAAGGTAAGGTT encodes:
- the LOC124489210 gene encoding extracellular calcium-sensing receptor-like, producing MGRNNRELKFARTLIFTVEQINSSPQLLPGVTLGYRIYKACGSNHLMRAGLEAVNGAEQGCGSGRVQALLGHSSSGPSGDINRAIGPLHVPQISHLATCACLSDKKQYPSFFRTVPSDQFQVIALVQLMKHFGWSWVGIVYSTETYSVEGTVEFIKEAKKEGICVEYTELFQKIDTVNFNKIVETITHSTSRVVLVFMSLSYTQDFLKKVGRNVTGKQLIGSESWITTASLALESGSVLQGAMGFAIPESDIPGLNEFLLSLKPSDAPQSSHIRVFWEDVFHCSFSPSNTSKLCTGSEDLRTVVNDYTDTTETRTVNNVYMAVYAVAHALHNLLQCENGLNPTTGRSCINKTEVMPQQVLEQLRLVNFTTQNGNKVSFDANGDSVAQYDLVNWQIGEDGSANIVNIGRYDGSKPDGQKFLIKDNFKIVWGGNHAEVPRSVCTEPCPPGTRKATNKRKPVCCFDCLICPEGAISNQTDSSDCFLCPPESWPNENQDMCVLKPIEFLSFEEIMGTLLTLFSCFGVFLSVLMSIIFVVHKHTPIVRANNSELSFLLLFSLTLCFLCSLTFIGRPSEWSCMLRHTAFGITFVLCISCVLGKTIVVLMAFRATLPGSDVMKWFGPLQQRLSVLAFTLIQVLICVLWLTLSPPFPFKNMEHFNDRVILECALGSAVGFWAVLGYIGLLALLCFVLAFLARKLPDNFNEAKFITFSMLIFCAVWITFIPAYVSSPGKFTVAVEIFAILASSFALLICIFVPKCFIIVFKPKLNSKKHLMTKTTCQAYLLAFWS